In Acaryochloris marina S15, a single genomic region encodes these proteins:
- the selD gene encoding selenide, water dikinase SelD, whose amino-acid sequence MERQQPIEKELVLIGGGHSHAIALRNFAMNPLPGVRITLISEQSNTPYSGMLPGHVAGHYTYEECHIDLRQLATAAQAQLYVDQAIGLNLDQNQVLCAVHPPVHFDTLSIDIGSTPELPDIPGLLDYSVPVKPWRFFLQQWQQVIERVTQHPDQPISIGVVGGGAGGVELVLTIQHQLQQILQAAGQPVSNLTMHLFHRGARVMTGHNARIRNRFQQILIQQGINLHLKKTVLQVQRGKVICESGFQVECDTIFWVTRASAPIWPRQSGIATDNRGFIQVRPTLQSVSHPHIFAAGDIAAMVESPRPKAGVFAVRQGKPLAENLRRLLQGESLQIYKPQSKFLSLISTGDRKAIMSWGALPLGNESAWLWRWKDAIDRKFMDQFRELPIMGADSSSEPLLPMQCAGCGSKVGSSVLEQTLSRLRQDYPPYRQDILVGLAGADDAAVVEVPPDQVMVHTLDYFRSLINDPFIFGQIAAHHSLSDLFAMGATPQSALAMATLSYGTDKALTETLYHLLAGATKVLQQAGAELVGGHTTEGAELTFGLACNGFVHRDRILSKQGIQPNQVLILTKPLGTGLIFAAAMRQQAREMWIDSALQSMLQSNQVAAQCFLKHQATACTDITGFGLIGHLSEMLHSSPIQVQLELASIPAMSGVAEIISQNIHSSLYPQNLTAGNWVANQSQAQTHLLWPLLFDPQTSGGLLATVPKEHADKCLEDLNDMGYTHSSIIGTTVSNQPQTSNSLQKPILIH is encoded by the coding sequence GTGGAGCGTCAACAACCCATTGAAAAAGAATTAGTGCTGATTGGAGGGGGACATAGTCATGCGATCGCACTCCGCAACTTTGCCATGAATCCCTTGCCCGGAGTCCGCATCACCCTCATCAGTGAACAGTCCAATACCCCCTATTCAGGCATGCTGCCAGGCCATGTAGCAGGACATTACACCTACGAAGAGTGCCATATTGACTTACGACAGCTAGCAACTGCAGCCCAAGCCCAACTTTATGTCGATCAGGCAATCGGTCTCAACTTAGACCAGAATCAAGTGCTCTGTGCAGTGCATCCCCCCGTGCACTTTGATACTTTATCCATTGATATTGGCAGCACACCAGAACTGCCAGATATTCCTGGCCTCCTGGACTACAGCGTACCTGTCAAACCCTGGCGATTTTTCTTACAGCAATGGCAGCAGGTGATTGAGCGCGTCACCCAACATCCCGATCAGCCGATCAGCATTGGGGTAGTGGGGGGCGGTGCTGGTGGAGTGGAGCTAGTACTGACGATCCAGCATCAGCTACAGCAGATTTTGCAAGCAGCAGGACAACCCGTTTCCAATCTGACCATGCATTTGTTCCACCGCGGAGCACGGGTAATGACAGGCCATAATGCCCGGATTCGCAATCGCTTTCAGCAGATCTTGATTCAGCAAGGCATTAACTTACACCTAAAAAAAACGGTATTACAGGTGCAAAGAGGGAAAGTTATTTGTGAGTCAGGGTTTCAGGTAGAATGCGACACCATTTTTTGGGTCACCCGGGCTTCTGCACCTATTTGGCCCCGACAATCTGGTATCGCCACCGACAATCGAGGGTTTATTCAGGTACGTCCGACCTTACAGTCAGTCTCCCATCCTCACATTTTTGCAGCAGGGGATATTGCAGCCATGGTAGAGTCTCCCCGCCCCAAGGCTGGCGTGTTTGCCGTCCGTCAGGGTAAGCCGTTAGCCGAAAATCTACGACGGTTACTGCAAGGTGAATCACTACAAATCTACAAGCCCCAATCGAAGTTTTTGAGCTTGATTAGTACGGGCGATCGCAAAGCAATTATGTCTTGGGGAGCATTGCCTTTAGGCAATGAATCCGCCTGGCTATGGCGCTGGAAAGATGCCATCGATCGCAAGTTTATGGACCAATTTCGAGAGCTGCCCATAATGGGAGCCGATTCCTCTTCAGAACCTTTACTCCCAATGCAGTGTGCAGGCTGTGGATCGAAAGTTGGCAGTTCAGTTCTCGAACAAACCTTATCTCGGTTACGCCAAGACTATCCTCCCTATCGCCAAGACATCTTGGTGGGATTAGCAGGAGCAGATGATGCTGCTGTGGTCGAAGTGCCTCCTGACCAAGTGATGGTCCATACCCTTGATTATTTTCGCAGCCTTATCAATGACCCGTTTATTTTTGGTCAGATTGCCGCTCACCATAGTCTCAGCGATCTATTTGCAATGGGGGCAACACCGCAGTCAGCCTTGGCTATGGCAACCCTATCTTATGGTACAGATAAAGCCCTCACAGAAACCCTCTATCACCTGCTTGCCGGCGCAACAAAAGTTTTGCAACAAGCAGGAGCAGAACTAGTTGGGGGTCACACAACCGAGGGAGCAGAACTGACGTTTGGTTTGGCATGCAATGGATTCGTACATCGAGATCGCATCCTCTCCAAACAAGGTATTCAGCCTAATCAGGTTCTAATTCTAACCAAACCGCTAGGCACAGGCTTGATTTTTGCTGCGGCTATGCGCCAGCAAGCCCGTGAAATGTGGATCGATTCAGCTCTGCAATCCATGTTGCAATCCAACCAAGTGGCTGCCCAGTGCTTCCTGAAACATCAAGCTACCGCCTGCACAGACATCACCGGATTTGGACTGATTGGCCACTTATCCGAAATGCTGCATTCTTCCCCCATACAAGTCCAACTAGAACTAGCCTCAATCCCAGCTATGTCAGGGGTAGCCGAAATCATCTCCCAAAATATTCACAGCTCCCTATACCCCCAAAACTTAACAGCTGGGAATTGGGTTGCCAATCAATCTCAAGCCCAAACGCACCTCCTATGGCCACTACTATTTGACCCTCAAACCTCAGGAGGTTTGCTAGCTACAGTTCCCAAAGAACACGCTGATAAATGTCTAGAGGATTTAAATGACATGGGATATACACACAGTTCAATAATTGGAACAACTGTATCTAACCAGCCTCAAACCTCAAACAGCCTGCAAAAACCCATCCTTATTCACTAG
- a CDS encoding HAD-IA family hydrolase, whose amino-acid sequence MRLIVFDFDGTLADSLGIFIEATNRLAEDFRYEPLSPAQIELLRKLGIQEIAQELGIPKWRSLCYLQRFRQELTRSIDDLALVEGIETALHNLKAEGYRLGIVTANSRRNVEYVLQKYAIDHLFEFIYGGQILSGKRRTLKKLARLKAIDPKELAYVGDEINDVKAAQQVGLISIAVSWGFNDRTVLAEKTPNFLLEHPDQILQSLSQGHLSFGSA is encoded by the coding sequence ATGCGCTTGATCGTTTTTGATTTTGATGGCACCCTTGCCGATTCCCTTGGCATATTTATCGAAGCTACCAATCGCCTAGCTGAAGATTTTCGATATGAACCTCTTTCCCCAGCTCAAATTGAGCTATTACGAAAGTTAGGGATTCAAGAAATTGCTCAAGAATTGGGGATTCCCAAATGGAGATCCCTTTGCTATTTGCAGCGTTTTCGGCAAGAGCTGACTCGTAGTATTGACGATTTAGCATTAGTCGAGGGCATCGAAACTGCCCTCCATAATTTAAAGGCTGAAGGCTATCGGTTAGGGATTGTTACTGCGAATTCTCGACGGAATGTTGAGTATGTTCTACAGAAATATGCCATCGATCATCTCTTTGAATTTATCTATGGTGGTCAGATTCTATCGGGGAAGAGACGGACCCTAAAAAAATTGGCTAGACTCAAGGCCATCGACCCCAAAGAATTAGCTTATGTTGGCGATGAAATTAATGATGTGAAGGCAGCGCAACAGGTTGGTTTGATCAGTATTGCCGTTAGTTGGGGGTTTAATGACCGAACAGTACTTGCAGAAAAAACCCCTAACTTTTTACTGGAGCACCCTGATCAGATTCTGCAAAGCTTGAGTCAAGGGCATCTATCGTTTGGTTCTGCCTAG
- a CDS encoding dynamin family protein produces the protein MTQQDTYRNLTQVLQMTVGVLELQETDELRREVIAVSDCVQKTALRIAIFGPFNYGKSTLLNAVLGEKALPIDLIPTTGAAIRVCYGPQLQTRISLASSQEIVESGTDILKQYAILDDNRRMREDVVSVEVSCPHPLLQTGVELLDLPGTNDREAQDALAKEQLLTADVVIQMLDGRKLMTLGEREHLRDWLLDRGIDSVVFVVNFLNLLDPDEQKQVMNRMRFVAESFRSQLPSGISNLYRVDALPALRARLKGDMAAAQITGLPMLETALQSIVQTYQTEGIPLQSKRAIALAKQLQLALQEKIAFIQSQVQTDIQDRAQQRLEIKERAQKLIIQGFRESVADTKVWLDLPTLLRNHETGAQTALQQERFPAWLTETLKPTWLTHQREVVSWVHKACEFFSQPRPAELWFAFPSGPAPQSQPQPSASSTSKSKEEEIAPVAIATGLGWLMGGPLGAAIFGGTGYVVNKLENIAVSKADLPEFDKNEESYRQAAHYYLTQFRAAALTALQEYERTAEQIILTPIVEENAEPKPYQNQHQLTLLKNTLTSLEDVIEAM, from the coding sequence ATGACTCAACAGGATACCTACCGGAATTTGACTCAGGTCCTACAAATGACAGTAGGGGTGTTGGAGCTTCAGGAGACCGATGAACTGCGGCGAGAGGTGATTGCAGTTTCTGATTGTGTTCAGAAGACAGCTCTCAGAATTGCTATCTTTGGTCCGTTTAACTATGGGAAATCTACGTTACTCAATGCTGTATTAGGGGAGAAAGCCCTCCCGATTGATTTGATCCCGACAACGGGAGCAGCCATTCGGGTTTGCTATGGTCCTCAACTCCAAACTCGAATTAGTTTGGCTAGCAGTCAAGAGATTGTTGAATCTGGCACCGATATCCTGAAGCAATACGCCATTTTGGATGATAACCGGCGGATGCGGGAAGATGTGGTGTCTGTGGAAGTGAGTTGTCCTCATCCCCTCTTGCAAACGGGGGTGGAGTTGCTAGATTTGCCAGGAACCAATGACCGTGAAGCTCAGGATGCTTTGGCTAAGGAGCAATTGCTGACAGCAGATGTAGTCATTCAGATGCTGGATGGCCGTAAGTTAATGACTTTAGGCGAACGAGAACATCTCCGGGACTGGCTGCTGGATCGAGGGATTGACAGTGTAGTGTTTGTCGTTAACTTTTTGAACCTGTTGGACCCCGATGAACAAAAACAGGTGATGAACCGAATGCGGTTTGTGGCAGAAAGCTTTCGGTCCCAACTCCCCTCAGGAATTAGCAATCTTTACCGTGTGGATGCCTTACCCGCGTTGAGAGCCCGCCTTAAAGGAGATATGGCTGCTGCCCAAATCACAGGGCTACCTATGCTAGAAACGGCTTTGCAGAGTATTGTCCAGACTTATCAAACTGAGGGAATTCCACTACAGTCGAAGCGTGCGATCGCACTCGCGAAACAACTCCAACTCGCCCTCCAAGAAAAAATTGCCTTTATCCAATCCCAAGTCCAGACTGACATTCAAGATCGAGCTCAGCAGCGATTAGAGATTAAAGAACGCGCCCAGAAACTGATTATTCAAGGGTTCCGAGAGAGTGTAGCCGATACCAAGGTCTGGCTTGATTTGCCCACCTTGCTAAGGAACCACGAAACGGGAGCCCAGACTGCTCTGCAACAAGAACGTTTCCCGGCCTGGCTCACCGAAACATTAAAACCTACCTGGCTTACGCATCAGCGTGAGGTGGTGAGTTGGGTGCATAAAGCTTGTGAATTCTTTAGCCAACCCCGACCTGCAGAACTATGGTTTGCCTTTCCCAGTGGTCCTGCACCCCAGTCACAACCTCAGCCATCTGCATCATCCACTTCCAAATCAAAAGAAGAAGAAATTGCCCCGGTGGCGATCGCCACCGGATTAGGCTGGCTGATGGGTGGCCCTTTAGGAGCTGCTATTTTTGGCGGTACTGGCTATGTCGTTAATAAATTGGAGAACATCGCTGTCTCAAAGGCAGATTTACCTGAGTTTGATAAGAATGAGGAAAGCTATCGACAAGCAGCCCATTACTATCTCACCCAGTTTCGGGCTGCGGCCTTAACCGCTCTGCAGGAGTATGAGCGCACCGCTGAGCAGATCATCTTAACCCCGATTGTGGAAGAGAACGCAGAACCTAAGCCCTATCAGAATCAGCACCAACTCACCCTCCTGAAAAATACCCTGACGTCTTTAGAAGATGTGATTGAAGCAATGTAA
- a CDS encoding dynamin family protein, with protein MSNPVETASFLEDLDRISQIRQEIASHLSSIAETLEDAERAGQSASGSLQLQQEIEDVSVVCRNLKQGVFRLMVLGDMKRGKSTFLNALIGENLLPSDVNPCTALLTILRYGPDKTVTVHFNDGKSPEQIDFDSFKDRYTIDPEEAKQLEEQKQVAFPDVSHAVVEYPLPLLEKGVEIVDSPGLNDTEARNDLSLGFIQNCHAILFVLRATQPCTLAERRYLENYIKDRGLSIFFLINAWDQIKESLIDPDDPAELEDATRKLHKVFHANLAEYCQIDGYDLYEERVFPVSALQALRKRVKDTDANLDGTGFPDFLSALNTFLTQERAISELRQARTLARQALNRVQDATTRRIPLLDQSVQELEQRIESVEPEFEDLKEIGENFREDIHRMRDQRSRSVADSFRTYIFDLEITFDQDFLKYQPPDLELLDLFSQGRRESFNASFQQAFQQYVNDKFFAWSIRAERDIKGAFEELSRSAEQYGNSYARITDRITEKLTGQNVNARGPKRQSNDNVPGWAKWAMGLFSLASGNIGGAAMAVTGFDFQSIMLNFFTSAGIALIASSVFGIMLGPITFALVGLGIGALQADHARKQLTKATKEEFVKCLPQIAQEKYQPIYNSVQDCFDAYNQEVMQRLQEDIQSRKQELDNLLEQKNSREIDRQTEVARLENLEQAVSTDCELIETAYQNLLATA; from the coding sequence ATGAGCAATCCTGTCGAAACCGCTAGCTTCCTGGAAGATTTAGATCGAATTTCTCAGATCCGTCAGGAGATTGCCTCTCACCTATCCAGCATTGCTGAAACCTTAGAAGATGCGGAACGGGCAGGGCAGTCTGCCTCAGGATCATTGCAGCTTCAACAAGAAATTGAAGACGTTAGCGTTGTCTGCCGCAATTTAAAGCAGGGTGTATTTCGGTTGATGGTTCTGGGAGATATGAAGCGGGGAAAAAGTACCTTTCTCAACGCTCTTATCGGTGAAAACTTGCTGCCTAGCGATGTCAATCCCTGTACAGCGTTACTGACTATTCTAAGATACGGGCCAGATAAAACTGTGACCGTCCATTTCAATGATGGTAAATCCCCCGAACAAATTGACTTTGATAGCTTCAAAGACCGCTACACAATCGATCCAGAAGAAGCAAAGCAGCTAGAAGAACAAAAGCAAGTTGCCTTCCCAGATGTAAGCCATGCTGTTGTTGAATATCCTCTCCCTTTACTAGAAAAAGGGGTTGAGATTGTCGATAGCCCAGGCTTGAATGATACGGAAGCGAGAAACGATCTCTCCTTGGGATTTATTCAAAACTGTCATGCCATTCTCTTTGTATTGCGTGCCACCCAGCCTTGTACCCTAGCCGAACGTCGCTACCTAGAAAACTACATTAAGGATCGGGGACTGTCGATCTTCTTCTTGATTAATGCTTGGGATCAAATCAAGGAAAGCCTGATTGACCCCGATGATCCAGCAGAACTAGAAGATGCCACCCGCAAACTCCATAAAGTCTTCCACGCTAATCTCGCGGAATACTGCCAAATCGATGGCTATGACCTTTATGAAGAGCGAGTATTTCCCGTCTCAGCCCTACAGGCTCTGCGGAAGCGAGTCAAAGATACCGATGCTAACTTAGATGGCACGGGTTTTCCTGACTTTTTATCTGCCCTCAACACCTTCCTTACCCAAGAGCGTGCTATTTCTGAATTGCGGCAAGCTCGAACTTTAGCCCGTCAAGCGCTGAATCGAGTCCAGGATGCCACGACTCGACGAATTCCGCTTCTAGATCAGAGTGTTCAGGAACTAGAGCAACGCATTGAGTCCGTAGAACCTGAATTTGAGGACTTGAAAGAGATTGGCGAGAATTTTAGAGAAGATATTCATCGGATGCGAGATCAGAGATCGCGTTCCGTTGCCGATTCATTTCGTACCTATATATTCGATTTAGAAATCACCTTCGATCAAGACTTCCTCAAATATCAACCCCCCGATTTAGAACTGCTAGATCTGTTTAGCCAAGGACGTCGTGAATCTTTTAATGCTTCGTTCCAACAAGCTTTTCAGCAGTATGTGAATGATAAGTTTTTTGCTTGGAGCATCCGAGCTGAGCGCGATATCAAAGGTGCCTTCGAAGAATTGTCCAGAAGTGCTGAGCAATACGGTAACTCCTACGCCCGAATTACCGATCGAATCACCGAAAAATTGACGGGCCAAAATGTCAATGCTCGGGGGCCGAAGCGCCAATCGAATGATAATGTTCCTGGATGGGCCAAATGGGCGATGGGCTTGTTCTCCTTAGCCTCTGGCAATATTGGTGGAGCTGCCATGGCTGTTACGGGGTTCGATTTCCAAAGCATTATGCTCAATTTCTTTACCTCTGCTGGTATTGCCCTGATTGCCTCATCGGTCTTTGGCATTATGTTGGGGCCAATCACCTTTGCTCTGGTGGGATTAGGGATCGGGGCTTTGCAAGCTGATCATGCTCGCAAACAGTTGACCAAGGCGACGAAAGAAGAATTCGTGAAATGTCTACCCCAAATTGCCCAGGAAAAATACCAGCCCATTTATAACTCTGTTCAAGACTGTTTTGATGCCTACAACCAAGAGGTGATGCAGCGCTTGCAAGAGGATATCCAATCTCGCAAACAGGAATTAGATAACCTATTAGAGCAGAAAAACTCCCGCGAAATTGATCGCCAAACTGAAGTGGCTCGTCTAGAAAATTTAGAGCAAGCCGTTTCTACTGACTGTGAGTTGATTGAAACGGCGTATCAAAATTTACTGGCTACCGCTTGA
- a CDS encoding NB-ARC domain-containing protein: protein MLSNAEDAVRALHFIQQNINANDGLSDIQIQVFSQCWEGRSYRQIADSVGYEVGYIKKVGSHLWQNLSKVLSTKVSKNNFKVALREYVEQHPLPDTVLTAKTIDHTSVYQDWGEAINVSSFWGRSIELATLHEWILADKCSLITLLGIGGVGKTALSVKIAQQLQDQFAYVLWRSLKNMPPLMELLADLILYLSNQSLPKLPNTPSQRISVFIQYLRQHRCLIILDNAESLLQSGQKFGRYQPTYEEYGEFFNRVGAVAHHSCLILTSRELPEEVAIQTGTRLPVRVFKVEGLDATAAREILTSKGLSSSTPETTSLIRCYQGNPLALKIAATSIQDVFAGNVAEFVHHGTIAFNGIRRLLDQQVKRLSKFELQVMTWLAIHREPATIQQLANDVINLPSFATLLEALEFLGRRSLIEKVLPDETRPASFTLQPVVMEYMTDRLISHISQEMMGDQLTYLHQYPLVLVQAKDYLREAQIRLILKPVFRYLLATYQDFTSLEQHLKQRLNELHIQNQPTYAAGNILNLLRLCQANFTHLDLSHLTIRQADLREIKLHHVNVSHANLETTLFSETLGSIFGLAYSPDGSRLAVANNGEIKLYDFPHYQHQFTLPGHKVLIWTIAFSDDGCLLASGSIDHTIKVWNLKSGSCVQTLRGHTGAVLSVAFQPQKGVGPDYILASTSQDGSVKLWNISTQDCIHTLENTEQSVRTVTFNSSGDTLAIGYLDGQVSLVNLQSNQQQWLPSEINSQESPLAFSPDDKTLAVGYSDGQIYLWDVQPGQLIRILQGHTTQIFSVAYSTDGQMLASSSGDNTVRIWDPHTGQCLKCLQGHTSRVSVVAFHPDNLCLASGGEDSTVRVWDVPTGQLLKRLNGYSDYVWSVAHSPTQAVVASGSNDRGLRLWDTQSGQCLRALEGHVGRVRSVAYSADGNLLVSATYSYEIKVWDPTKGICLNTFQMPGEWCWDIALSPDGETLAISSGDNSIHLWHVPTGELLNTLVGEKHYALGLAFSPTGKFLVTSRMNIVQIWDLDSGQCIQTLRDEEWVWSVAFHPQEPLLVTGGNDGSVKLWDLNQGQCICPMQDHGALILSVIFSSDGQLIASGSFDRTVRIWNRRTGECIQVLEGHSDGVFSVSFAPEGNTIVSGGVDETVRVWDVNTGECIHTLQPLRLYEGMNISGATGLTAVERQTLKTLGAIEH, encoded by the coding sequence GTGCTTTCTAACGCAGAGGATGCTGTTCGCGCCCTCCATTTCATCCAACAAAATATCAACGCCAATGATGGTCTGAGTGATATCCAAATTCAAGTTTTTTCCCAATGCTGGGAAGGTCGGTCTTATCGTCAAATTGCGGATAGCGTTGGCTATGAAGTGGGCTATATCAAAAAAGTGGGTTCCCATTTATGGCAAAACCTATCCAAAGTTTTAAGCACAAAAGTATCAAAAAACAACTTCAAAGTTGCGCTCAGGGAGTATGTTGAGCAACATCCTCTACCTGACACTGTTCTGACAGCTAAAACCATTGACCATACAAGTGTCTATCAAGATTGGGGGGAAGCGATCAATGTCTCTTCCTTTTGGGGGCGGTCAATAGAATTAGCCACACTTCATGAGTGGATACTCGCTGATAAATGTAGCTTGATTACCCTGTTGGGAATAGGGGGAGTGGGTAAGACTGCACTCTCCGTAAAGATAGCCCAGCAACTCCAAGACCAGTTTGCCTATGTGCTCTGGCGGAGCCTCAAGAATATGCCTCCCCTTATGGAGTTACTGGCAGACTTAATCCTCTACTTATCCAATCAAAGCTTACCGAAATTACCCAATACCCCTTCTCAGCGAATCTCGGTTTTCATCCAATATTTACGGCAACATCGCTGTCTGATTATTCTGGATAATGCTGAAAGTTTATTACAAAGTGGGCAAAAGTTTGGGCGTTATCAACCTACTTATGAAGAGTATGGCGAATTCTTCAATCGGGTCGGTGCAGTTGCTCATCATAGTTGCTTGATCCTGACCAGTCGAGAGTTGCCTGAAGAAGTTGCCATTCAGACTGGAACTCGCTTACCCGTTCGGGTATTCAAAGTAGAGGGATTAGACGCCACTGCAGCCCGAGAAATTCTCACCAGTAAAGGACTATCAAGCTCCACGCCCGAAACCACATCCCTGATCCGTTGCTATCAAGGCAATCCTCTGGCACTCAAGATTGCAGCAACATCCATTCAGGATGTATTTGCAGGGAATGTAGCAGAGTTTGTTCACCATGGCACCATTGCATTCAACGGGATTCGGCGATTGCTGGATCAACAGGTGAAGCGGTTATCTAAGTTTGAACTGCAGGTGATGACCTGGTTGGCAATTCATCGTGAACCCGCCACGATTCAACAGCTGGCCAATGATGTCATAAATCTCCCATCCTTTGCCACCTTGCTCGAAGCCCTAGAATTCCTGGGTCGCCGCTCGCTAATCGAAAAAGTCTTGCCTGATGAGACTCGCCCGGCTAGTTTCACCTTGCAGCCAGTGGTCATGGAATATATGACCGATCGATTGATCTCTCACATCAGTCAAGAAATGATGGGAGATCAATTGACCTATCTACATCAATATCCCCTGGTCTTGGTGCAGGCCAAAGATTACTTACGAGAAGCCCAAATTCGGCTGATTCTTAAGCCAGTTTTTCGGTACCTATTGGCAACCTATCAAGATTTCACCTCACTAGAGCAACATCTCAAACAACGGTTGAATGAGCTCCATATCCAAAATCAGCCCACCTATGCAGCGGGGAATATTCTGAATCTTTTACGACTCTGCCAGGCCAATTTTACTCATTTAGATTTATCTCATCTGACCATTCGGCAAGCAGATCTGCGAGAGATCAAGCTACATCACGTCAATGTCTCTCATGCCAATTTAGAAACAACCTTATTCTCAGAAACGTTAGGCAGTATTTTTGGCCTTGCCTATAGTCCAGATGGCAGTCGTTTAGCCGTTGCCAATAACGGAGAGATAAAACTCTATGATTTTCCCCATTACCAACATCAGTTCACCTTACCTGGCCATAAAGTACTGATCTGGACGATTGCCTTTAGTGATGATGGCTGCCTGCTAGCTAGCGGCAGTATTGATCACACTATTAAGGTTTGGAATCTTAAATCAGGGAGTTGCGTCCAAACTCTGAGGGGCCATACAGGGGCCGTGCTGTCTGTGGCATTCCAGCCCCAAAAAGGAGTTGGACCAGACTATATTCTGGCTAGCACCAGCCAAGATGGCAGTGTCAAATTGTGGAATATTAGCACTCAAGACTGTATTCACACCCTGGAGAATACAGAACAGTCCGTTCGAACAGTTACGTTCAATTCCAGTGGTGATACCTTAGCAATCGGTTATCTTGATGGCCAGGTCAGTCTTGTGAACTTACAGTCCAATCAGCAGCAATGGCTGCCCTCAGAGATCAACAGTCAAGAGTCACCCTTGGCATTTAGTCCTGATGATAAAACCTTAGCAGTGGGCTACAGTGACGGACAGATTTATCTGTGGGATGTGCAGCCAGGGCAATTAATCAGGATTCTCCAAGGCCATACCACTCAAATTTTCTCGGTGGCCTACAGCACCGATGGACAAATGTTAGCCAGTAGTTCTGGCGATAACACCGTCAGAATTTGGGATCCACATACAGGACAGTGTCTCAAATGTCTGCAAGGTCATACATCAAGGGTATCTGTCGTCGCCTTTCATCCAGACAATCTATGCCTTGCGAGTGGCGGTGAAGACTCAACGGTGCGGGTTTGGGATGTGCCAACAGGGCAATTACTCAAGCGTCTGAATGGATATAGCGATTATGTCTGGTCAGTGGCCCATAGCCCCACTCAAGCAGTCGTTGCCAGTGGGAGTAATGATCGGGGGTTAAGACTCTGGGATACTCAATCGGGTCAATGTTTGCGAGCATTGGAAGGCCATGTTGGTCGAGTTAGATCAGTAGCTTATAGTGCCGATGGCAACCTTCTGGTGAGTGCAACCTATTCCTATGAGATTAAAGTTTGGGATCCTACAAAAGGAATTTGCCTCAATACCTTCCAAATGCCAGGAGAATGGTGCTGGGATATCGCTTTAAGTCCAGACGGAGAAACCCTGGCTATCTCTAGTGGAGACAACAGTATTCATCTATGGCATGTTCCTACAGGCGAATTACTAAATACCCTAGTAGGTGAAAAACATTATGCATTGGGGTTAGCCTTCAGTCCTACAGGAAAATTTCTGGTTACTTCCAGAATGAATATTGTGCAAATTTGGGATCTGGATTCAGGACAGTGCATTCAAACCCTGAGGGATGAAGAGTGGGTCTGGTCCGTTGCCTTCCATCCTCAAGAGCCCTTGTTGGTGACGGGCGGGAATGACGGTAGCGTCAAACTCTGGGATCTCAATCAAGGCCAATGCATCTGTCCCATGCAAGATCATGGTGCACTTATCTTGTCTGTAATATTTAGTAGCGATGGTCAGCTCATTGCAAGTGGAAGCTTTGATCGAACGGTTCGCATTTGGAATCGACGGACCGGTGAATGTATCCAAGTGCTGGAAGGTCACTCTGACGGGGTTTTCTCAGTCTCTTTCGCACCCGAGGGCAACACCATTGTCAGTGGTGGAGTCGATGAAACCGTCCGAGTCTGGGATGTGAACACTGGTGAGTGCATACACACATTGCAACCTCTCAGACTGTATGAAGGTATGAATATTTCAGGGGCTACTGGATTAACGGCAGTAGAACGGCAAACGCTCAAGACTTTAGGTGCGATAGAACACTAG
- a CDS encoding DUF4126 domain-containing protein, translating to MEILISLSLGITLSAASGLRVFIPPLIMCMAALFGDLPLASNLQWIGTYPTLIVLSTAVVVEVLAYYIPGVNNLLDLIEIPTAIAVGSVLTAATLGDLNPVLQWTLAILAGGSAAGVVETTTSVTRVAATTMTGGLGNPVLSTAEAVLSVVLTLLGLAIPLLAAGIVLLVIIWLIRQTKAILVERRLRRQGNRTIESKYRSQARYRLR from the coding sequence ATGGAAATCCTTATTAGCCTTTCCCTCGGGATTACCCTTAGTGCAGCTAGCGGTTTACGAGTCTTTATTCCGCCGCTGATTATGTGTATGGCGGCCCTGTTTGGTGATCTGCCCTTGGCTTCCAACTTGCAGTGGATTGGTACCTATCCCACCCTGATTGTCCTGAGCACTGCTGTAGTGGTTGAGGTATTGGCCTATTACATCCCCGGGGTCAATAACCTGCTGGATTTGATTGAGATACCCACTGCGATCGCAGTCGGTTCCGTTCTTACCGCAGCCACATTAGGTGATCTCAATCCTGTCTTGCAATGGACCTTAGCCATACTGGCCGGAGGCAGTGCCGCTGGAGTTGTGGAAACAACCACCTCCGTTACCCGTGTTGCAGCAACCACTATGACAGGAGGGCTTGGTAATCCCGTTCTCTCCACGGCTGAAGCTGTGTTATCTGTTGTCCTAACGTTGCTGGGGCTGGCTATTCCTTTGCTTGCCGCTGGCATTGTCTTATTAGTGATCATCTGGCTCATACGTCAAACCAAAGCCATCTTGGTTGAACGGCGGCTTCGTCGGCAGGGTAACCGAACGATAGAAAGCAAGTATAGAAGCCAAGCTCGTTATCGCTTGAGATAG